In Halanaeroarchaeum sp. HSR-CO, one DNA window encodes the following:
- the gpmI gene encoding 2,3-bisphosphoglycerate-independent phosphoglycerate mutase has translation MQAALVILDGWGLANHDRRNAIEAADTPTFDRLREIGAFGTLTAYGRTVGLPDDQMGNSEVGHLTIGAGRVLEQAYTRINDAIAADELCSNDAISGAFDAAEASGGRVHFMGLVSDGGVHSDQEHLAALIECAAQRGLESVTHAFTDGRDTSPTGGESSLAELQSVADRHGTGHVATVSGRYYAMDRDENWERTKRAYDAIVNRAADHRASSSVAAVRDSYDRGDTDEFVEPTLVDDRPGVEDGDAVFVFNFRADRVRQLVRMLADRNPVWDVETSPPEVHLATMTEYDQTYDFPVAFPPIEPTDTLGSVLAERGLTQLRLAESEKYPHVTYFLNGGREVEFDGEIRRIVESPDVPTYDLQPEMSAEAVTDTAISIIEREDPDVMVLNYANPDMVGHTGDYEAAIEAVEAVDEQLGRLVDTLKRVGAHVLVTADHGNADDMGTADDPHTAHTFNPVPCIYVAPDGTDGGRRVREGGELSDLAPTMLALLDIPIPEIMTGESLLEDTKED, from the coding sequence ATGCAGGCGGCGCTCGTCATCCTGGACGGCTGGGGGTTGGCTAACCACGACCGACGCAACGCTATCGAGGCCGCCGACACGCCGACGTTCGACCGTCTCCGGGAGATTGGCGCGTTCGGCACGCTCACGGCGTACGGCCGGACCGTCGGCCTCCCGGACGACCAGATGGGCAACAGCGAGGTGGGCCACCTCACTATCGGCGCGGGGCGGGTACTCGAGCAGGCCTACACCCGCATCAACGACGCGATAGCAGCCGACGAACTTTGCAGCAACGACGCCATTTCCGGGGCGTTCGACGCAGCCGAGGCGTCGGGGGGTCGGGTCCACTTCATGGGTCTCGTCAGCGACGGCGGCGTCCACTCCGATCAGGAGCACCTCGCCGCGCTCATCGAGTGTGCCGCACAGCGAGGTCTCGAGTCCGTCACCCACGCTTTCACGGACGGCCGCGACACCAGTCCGACCGGCGGGGAGTCCTCCCTCGCCGAACTCCAGTCCGTCGCCGACCGGCACGGGACCGGTCACGTCGCGACCGTCTCCGGACGGTACTACGCGATGGACCGCGACGAGAACTGGGAACGGACGAAACGGGCCTACGACGCCATCGTGAACCGGGCGGCCGATCACCGGGCGTCGTCGTCGGTCGCGGCCGTGCGCGACTCGTACGACCGCGGCGACACGGACGAGTTCGTCGAGCCGACCCTCGTCGACGACCGACCTGGGGTTGAAGACGGCGACGCCGTCTTCGTGTTCAACTTCCGGGCCGACAGGGTACGGCAACTGGTCCGGATGCTGGCGGACCGGAACCCCGTCTGGGACGTCGAGACTTCACCCCCGGAGGTCCACCTGGCGACGATGACGGAGTACGATCAGACGTACGACTTCCCCGTTGCGTTTCCACCGATCGAGCCGACGGATACCCTCGGATCGGTGCTCGCCGAGCGCGGTCTCACGCAACTTCGCCTCGCCGAATCCGAGAAGTACCCCCACGTCACCTACTTCCTGAACGGGGGTCGAGAGGTCGAGTTCGACGGTGAGATCCGCCGCATCGTCGAGAGTCCCGACGTTCCGACCTACGACCTGCAACCGGAGATGAGCGCCGAGGCGGTCACCGATACGGCCATCTCGATCATCGAGAGGGAGGACCCCGACGTCATGGTTCTCAACTACGCCAACCCAGATATGGTCGGCCACACCGGGGACTACGAGGCCGCCATCGAGGCCGTGGAGGCGGTGGACGAGCAACTGGGACGGCTCGTCGATACCCTGAAGCGGGTCGGCGCTCACGTACTCGTCACTGCAGACCATGGTAACGCGGACGATATGGGGACCGCGGACGACCCGCACACGGCCCACACGTTCAACCCCGTCCCCTGCATCTACGTCGCCCCCGACGGGACCGACGGCGGAAGGCGAGTCAGAGAGGGTGGCGAACTCAGCGATCTCGCACCCACGATGCTCGCGCTCCTCGATATTCCGATCCCCGAGATCATGACCGGAGAATCCCTGCTCGAAGACACCAAAGAGGACTAG
- the hmgA gene encoding hydroxymethylglutaryl-CoA reductase (NADPH) has translation MTDADALADRVQAGEIPIHDLESHTDPRTAADARREYLRRETGADLDAVGTFSFDPADAEPNVENMLGAAQIPMGLAGPIPVHGSAAEGEYHLPLATTEGALVASVNRGCSALDAAGGATVRVTKHGMTRAPVFRVYDVAEGQAVTEWVRDNQERLAAAAEATTDHGELQWARPYVVGDSVFVRFSYDTKDAMGMNMATIATAAAAELLEDETPAELVSLSGNLCTDKKPAAINAVEGRGRSVTADVRIPRDVVADRFDTTPEAIAEVNTRKNLVGSAKAGSLGFNAHASNVVAAMFLATGQDPAQVVEGANAITTVEAREAELYASVSFASLELGTVGGGTGLPTQADALELLGLDGGGDPPGSNADALAEIIAAAALAGELSLLAALASRHLASAHEDLGR, from the coding sequence ATGACCGACGCAGACGCCCTCGCCGACCGCGTCCAGGCCGGCGAAATCCCCATCCACGACCTGGAATCTCACACGGACCCACGGACCGCGGCCGACGCCCGACGCGAGTACCTTCGCCGCGAGACCGGCGCGGACCTCGACGCCGTCGGAACCTTCTCCTTCGACCCGGCGGACGCGGAGCCGAACGTGGAGAACATGCTCGGAGCGGCCCAGATCCCGATGGGGTTGGCCGGCCCGATCCCGGTTCACGGCTCGGCGGCCGAGGGCGAATACCACCTGCCGCTCGCCACAACCGAGGGCGCGCTCGTCGCCAGCGTCAACCGCGGCTGCTCGGCGCTCGATGCGGCCGGCGGGGCGACGGTTCGGGTCACGAAGCACGGGATGACGCGGGCGCCGGTGTTCCGGGTCTACGACGTCGCAGAGGGGCAGGCCGTGACCGAGTGGGTGCGCGATAACCAGGAGCGGTTGGCCGCGGCGGCCGAGGCGACCACCGACCACGGCGAACTGCAGTGGGCCAGACCCTACGTCGTCGGCGACTCGGTCTTCGTTCGGTTCAGCTACGATACGAAGGACGCCATGGGGATGAACATGGCCACCATCGCCACTGCGGCGGCCGCCGAACTCCTCGAGGACGAGACGCCCGCGGAACTGGTCTCCCTCTCGGGGAATCTGTGTACGGACAAGAAACCGGCCGCGATCAACGCCGTCGAGGGCCGCGGTCGCTCGGTGACCGCCGACGTGCGCATCCCCCGTGACGTCGTCGCCGACCGCTTCGACACGACTCCCGAGGCCATCGCCGAGGTCAACACCCGGAAGAACCTCGTCGGGAGCGCGAAGGCGGGGAGTCTGGGGTTCAACGCGCACGCGAGCAACGTCGTCGCCGCGATGTTCCTCGCGACGGGCCAGGACCCCGCGCAGGTCGTCGAGGGCGCCAACGCCATCACGACCGTCGAAGCCAGGGAAGCGGAACTCTACGCGAGCGTCTCCTTCGCCAGTCTGGAACTGGGCACCGTCGGCGGGGGGACGGGCCTGCCGACCCAGGCCGACGCTCTCGAACTGCTCGGCCTCGACGGCGGTGGCGATCCGCCGGGGAGCAACGCCGACGCCCTCGCCGAGATCATCGCTGCGGCCGCGCTCGCGGGCGAACTCTCGTTGCTCGCCGCGCTCGCCTCGCGTCACCTCGCGAGTGCACACGAGGACCTGGGGCGTTAG
- a CDS encoding ABC transporter ATP-binding protein, with the protein MAAIETSGLSKRFGSDVLAVDDIDLTVAEGEIFGFLGPNGAGKSTTIDMLLDYVRPTEGTASVLGMDAQSETEAIHRRVGILPDDYGLYDRLTGYEHLDYAIELKRADDDPDALLDRVDLDRAAAERPVGGYSTGMAQRLVLAIALIGDPDLLVLDEPSSGLDPNGVRMVRDIARETAAAGGTVFFSSHILPQVEAVCDRVAILDRGRLVAVDTIDGLRDALGTGSTLSVTVDEIPETLALEEIDGVSAVTTGERTITVTCRMPETKLGVLDTIRDSPASILDFSTSEASLEELFQAYTRGEPSVEGPAR; encoded by the coding sequence ATGGCCGCCATCGAGACGAGCGGCCTCTCCAAACGCTTCGGGTCGGACGTCCTCGCGGTCGACGACATCGACCTGACCGTCGCGGAGGGTGAGATATTCGGCTTCCTCGGTCCTAACGGTGCGGGCAAGTCGACGACCATCGACATGCTCCTCGACTACGTCCGACCGACCGAAGGAACGGCGAGCGTCCTCGGGATGGATGCCCAGTCAGAGACCGAAGCCATCCACCGTCGGGTCGGCATCCTTCCAGACGATTACGGCCTCTACGATCGACTCACGGGGTACGAACACCTCGACTACGCCATCGAATTGAAGCGGGCCGACGACGACCCCGACGCCCTCCTCGATCGGGTCGACCTGGACCGCGCGGCCGCCGAGCGCCCCGTGGGTGGGTACTCGACGGGGATGGCCCAACGGCTCGTCCTCGCCATCGCACTGATCGGGGATCCAGACCTGCTCGTCCTCGACGAACCGTCCTCCGGACTCGACCCGAACGGCGTCAGGATGGTCCGCGACATCGCCCGCGAGACCGCGGCGGCCGGCGGGACGGTCTTCTTCTCCAGTCACATCCTGCCGCAGGTCGAGGCCGTCTGCGATCGGGTGGCGATACTGGACCGCGGACGACTGGTGGCCGTGGACACTATCGATGGACTCCGAGATGCCCTGGGCACCGGTTCGACGCTCTCGGTAACCGTCGACGAGATACCGGAGACACTCGCCCTGGAGGAGATCGACGGCGTCTCGGCGGTGACGACCGGCGAGCGGACCATCACCGTGACCTGTCGGATGCCGGAGACCAAACTCGGGGTCCTCGACACGATCCGCGATTCGCCTGCGTCCATTCTCGACTTCTCGACCAGCGAGGCGTCCCTCGAGGAACTGTTCCAGGCCTACACCCGTGGAGAGCCATCGGTAGAGGGGCCGGCACGATGA
- a CDS encoding amidohydrolase, whose amino-acid sequence MAEPAAVVFVGGEVHTMTTPDETAEAVAVRDGRITRVTSAYESQFVTGAETTVIDLEGRVLLPGFIDAHTHMQQHGQSLVHADLTAAESLEAALERLAEDAAPNHEWLLGFGWDESEWGEDPAPTRDDLDAVSTDRPVAAFRVDLHSVALNSVALERLRADLPEEEVQMDDGEPTGRVVESGVDVVWDAVAPDVAETRRLLRAAIEDVHAKGVTGVHDMVRQSHAPRAYRDLDAAGDLDLRVRINYWSDHLDAVEELGLRPNHGSEFVRVGAIKTFTDGSIGSQTAKLSEPFADAPDETGTWVVAPAELRELARRVSEGDRQLTAHAIGDEAVDAVLDVLEDLDDSANRHRIEHLELIDEMGIGRLADVGAVASVQPNFHGWAREGGLYEKRLGDDRRLRSNPLGLLADANVPLAFGSDGMPLDPLYGIEQAVTAPTADQRVSVTEALRAYTAGSAYAGFDEHRLGTVEVGKRADFVVLEESPWERPEHIADIDVAMTVVDGEIVYDGRD is encoded by the coding sequence ATGGCCGAACCCGCAGCTGTCGTCTTCGTCGGTGGCGAGGTCCACACCATGACGACACCGGACGAGACCGCCGAGGCGGTGGCCGTCAGGGACGGACGGATCACCCGGGTTACCTCGGCGTACGAGTCCCAGTTCGTCACGGGCGCGGAGACCACCGTCATCGACCTCGAGGGTCGCGTCCTGCTCCCAGGGTTCATCGACGCCCACACCCACATGCAACAGCACGGACAGTCGCTCGTCCACGCCGATCTCACAGCAGCCGAGAGCCTCGAGGCGGCGCTGGAACGACTGGCTGAGGACGCGGCACCGAATCACGAGTGGCTGCTCGGCTTCGGCTGGGACGAGAGCGAGTGGGGCGAGGACCCAGCGCCGACCCGCGACGACCTCGACGCCGTCTCGACGGACCGGCCGGTCGCCGCCTTCCGCGTCGATCTCCACTCCGTCGCGCTCAACTCGGTCGCCCTGGAACGACTACGGGCCGACCTCCCCGAGGAGGAGGTCCAGATGGACGACGGTGAGCCGACAGGACGAGTGGTCGAGTCGGGGGTCGACGTGGTCTGGGATGCCGTCGCGCCTGACGTGGCGGAGACACGCCGACTGCTACGGGCCGCCATCGAGGACGTTCACGCCAAGGGGGTGACCGGCGTCCACGACATGGTTCGCCAGTCGCATGCGCCGAGAGCCTACCGGGATCTGGACGCCGCAGGCGACCTCGACCTCCGGGTTCGGATCAACTACTGGTCGGACCACCTCGACGCGGTCGAGGAACTCGGCCTCCGTCCGAATCACGGAAGCGAGTTCGTCCGCGTCGGCGCCATCAAGACGTTCACCGACGGGAGCATCGGCAGCCAGACCGCGAAGCTCTCCGAGCCGTTCGCCGACGCGCCCGACGAGACGGGGACCTGGGTCGTTGCGCCTGCAGAGCTCCGGGAACTCGCGAGGCGAGTGAGCGAGGGCGATCGCCAGTTGACCGCGCACGCCATCGGCGACGAGGCCGTCGATGCGGTCCTCGACGTTCTCGAAGACCTGGACGATTCGGCGAACCGCCACCGGATCGAGCACCTCGAACTGATCGACGAAATGGGGATCGGGCGGCTCGCCGACGTCGGTGCCGTCGCCTCCGTCCAGCCGAACTTCCACGGCTGGGCCCGGGAGGGGGGCCTCTACGAGAAGCGACTCGGCGACGACCGGCGCCTGCGCTCGAATCCCCTGGGGCTGCTCGCGGACGCGAATGTGCCCCTCGCCTTCGGCAGCGACGGCATGCCCCTGGACCCGCTCTACGGGATCGAACAGGCCGTCACGGCGCCGACGGCGGACCAGCGCGTCTCGGTCACCGAAGCACTACGGGCCTACACCGCCGGAAGCGCCTATGCCGGGTTCGACGAACACCGACTCGGGACGGTCGAGGTCGGCAAGCGAGCGGACTTCGTCGTGCTCGAGGAATCGCCGTGGGAACGGCCCGAGCATATCGCGGACATCGACGTGGCGATGACGGTTGTCGACGGCGAGATCGTCTACGACGGTCGGGACTAG